One genomic segment of Profundibacter amoris includes these proteins:
- a CDS encoding prephenate/arogenate dehydrogenase family protein → MAQVYERVALIGLGLIAGSMAHAMRRDGLAGEITGYARSEETRKVAAEIGLVDRVCDSAAEAVKGADLVVLCVPVGAMGGVAAEIAPHLDKGATVSDVGSVKRAVIEAVGPHIPDGVHFIPAHPLAGTEKSGPRSGFAELFDNRWCLIVPVDGSDRAAIDRLESLWQGMGARTDEMEADHHDLVLAVTSHAPHLIAYTMVGVADDLGRVTDTEVVNYSAAGFRDFTRIAASDPTMWRDVFLNNKDATLEILGRFTEELFALQRAIRTGDGDHLFDYFTRTRAIRRGIIEAGQDTDAPDFGRVKS, encoded by the coding sequence ATGGCGCAGGTTTATGAACGTGTCGCCCTGATCGGGCTGGGGTTGATCGCGGGGTCCATGGCCCACGCCATGCGCCGCGACGGGTTGGCAGGCGAGATCACGGGCTATGCCCGCTCCGAAGAAACCCGCAAGGTGGCGGCTGAAATCGGACTGGTGGATCGTGTTTGCGACAGTGCGGCCGAGGCCGTGAAGGGCGCTGATCTGGTGGTGCTGTGCGTGCCGGTTGGTGCGATGGGGGGAGTCGCCGCCGAAATCGCCCCGCACCTGGACAAGGGGGCAACGGTCTCTGACGTTGGCTCGGTCAAGCGGGCGGTGATCGAGGCGGTGGGGCCGCATATCCCTGATGGTGTGCATTTCATTCCGGCACACCCGCTGGCGGGGACCGAAAAATCGGGGCCGCGTTCGGGTTTTGCCGAATTGTTTGATAACCGCTGGTGCCTGATCGTGCCGGTTGATGGTAGTGATCGTGCAGCAATCGACCGGCTGGAAAGCCTATGGCAGGGCATGGGAGCCAGAACAGACGAAATGGAGGCCGACCACCACGATCTGGTGCTGGCCGTCACCAGCCATGCGCCGCATCTGATCGCCTATACAATGGTTGGTGTGGCCGATGATCTGGGGCGGGTGACCGATACCGAAGTGGTGAATTACTCTGCCGCCGGTTTTCGCGATTTCACGCGGATTGCGGCGTCTGACCCGACCATGTGGCGCGATGTGTTCCTGAACAACAAGGACGCCACGCTGGAAATTCTGGGCCGCTTCACCGAAGAACTCTTTGCCCTGCAACGGGCCATCCGCACCGGCGACGGGGATCACCTGTTTGATTATTTCACCCGCACCCGGGCCATCCGCCGCGGAATTATCGAGGCAGGGCAGGATACCGATGCCCCAGATTTCGGACGGGTGAAATCCTGA
- the hisC gene encoding histidinol-phosphate transaminase — protein sequence MTARITPQPGIMQIDLYQSGKATVDGLSDVVKLSSNENPFGPSEAAQEAFVRAAHELHRYPSTDHAELRQAIAEVHNLDPERIICGAGSDEIIAFLCQAFAGVGDEVLFTEHGFSMYRISALAAGATPVEAKERERVTDVDALLAACTDKTRLVFVANPNNPTGTMIGGNEIARLADGLPPKALLVLDGAYAEYVEGFDGGAGLVDARDNVVMTRTFSKIYGLGGLRIGWGYGPKPLIDILNRVRGPFNLSQAQMAAAIAAVKDQDYVTKCRVENTRLRAWLAEALAELGVPSDTSTANFILARFASEEEAVACDAYLKSQGIIVRLVKGYKLPNCLRITVGDESSCRRVAHAVAGFKEAR from the coding sequence ATGACGGCCAGGATAACCCCGCAGCCCGGGATCATGCAGATTGACCTTTATCAAAGCGGCAAAGCCACCGTGGATGGCCTGTCGGATGTGGTGAAACTGTCCTCGAATGAAAACCCCTTTGGCCCCTCCGAGGCCGCGCAAGAGGCGTTTGTGCGCGCTGCCCATGAACTGCACCGCTACCCGTCAACCGACCACGCCGAATTACGTCAGGCGATTGCCGAGGTTCATAATCTGGACCCCGAGCGGATCATCTGTGGCGCCGGCTCGGATGAAATCATCGCCTTTCTGTGCCAGGCCTTTGCCGGTGTCGGCGACGAGGTGCTGTTCACCGAACACGGGTTTTCCATGTATCGCATTTCCGCATTGGCGGCAGGGGCGACCCCCGTCGAGGCCAAAGAGCGCGAGCGGGTCACCGATGTGGACGCCCTGCTGGCGGCCTGCACCGACAAAACCCGTCTGGTGTTTGTCGCCAACCCGAACAACCCGACCGGCACCATGATCGGCGGCAATGAAATTGCCCGCCTTGCCGATGGCCTGCCGCCCAAGGCATTGTTGGTGCTGGACGGGGCCTATGCCGAATATGTCGAAGGATTTGACGGTGGCGCAGGGTTGGTGGATGCCCGCGACAATGTGGTGATGACCCGCACCTTTTCCAAAATCTACGGGCTGGGGGGGCTGCGGATTGGCTGGGGCTATGGCCCGAAACCGCTGATCGACATCCTGAACCGCGTGCGCGGACCGTTCAACCTGTCTCAGGCGCAGATGGCGGCGGCGATTGCGGCGGTAAAGGATCAGGACTACGTCACCAAATGCCGCGTCGAAAACACCCGTTTGCGGGCCTGGCTCGCCGAAGCCCTGGCCGAACTGGGCGTGCCATCCGATACCTCGACCGCCAACTTCATTCTGGCCCGTTTCGCCAGCGAGGAAGAGGCCGTGGCCTGTGATGCCTATCTGAAATCGCAGGGGATAATTGTGCGTCTGGTCAAGGGGTATAAATTGCCCAACTGCCTGCGCATCACGGTCGGGGACGAATCCTCGTGCCGCCGTGTTGCCCATGCAGTTGCAGGTTTCAAGGAGGCGCGGTAA